TAACTTTTCCTTATGGATGGATGCTTTTAAAGAAAATAATTTAGATCCCGGGTTTTATGTGAATAGAAAAAGAAGTTATGATGAAGTTTTCCCATGGGACCATATTGATACCGGTGTAAACAAGGAATATCTTATGTCTGAACATAAAAAGTCTAAGGACGCGAAAATTACTCTGGATTGTCTTAAATCGGGATGCAACAATTGCGGGATGGAAGAATATTGCTGACAGCAAATGCAAAAAAACAAGGGGTCATGCCCCCTTGTGGATATAATGAAGGGAAAATTAATCTTGACTTTTTATGTCAGGCTGCGTTTTAAAAAAGAAGGATTGGTCCGTTTTATATCCCATCTGGATTTTACAAGAAGCATATTAAGGGGGCTGGCGAGGACAGGTGTCCCATTTGTTTATACCCAGGGATATAGTCCGCGCCCAAGAATTTCTTTTGGTCCGCCGCTTTCACTCGGGTGGGAAAGTGAAACAGAGTTAATGGAAATTGAGGTCGCAGAAAAAGCCGACTGGATGGATTTATCCAGAAAGGTAAATGAAAACCTTCCTAAAGGTTTAAACCTGGCTGAGGTAGTGTTTGTTAATAAAAAAGGGATGCTTAATAAAGAAATAAAATATATAGATTATTGTATCGATTTACCGAAAGATTTTAATAAAGAGTTGTTACAGAAAAGGTTAAACATAAAATTTACAGGTAAAAGAATAGAACTTTCACAGGATGAGAAACGGTCAAAAAATAATCCGGAAAAGGATTATTTTATTTTAAAAACCGAAGAATCTGTAAAAATGAAGGATGTTTTAAATGAAATTAACGAATCTTCAGGATGGTTTTGTGTCTTTGTTAAAAGACTTGCATTTTATGATAAAAACGAAAATAGGATTTGATGACATGAGCAAGATTAAGATAAAAAAAGAAATTTTTATTAATGTCGGCCCAAAAGAGACCAGGGTCGCGTTAAGGGAAAATGGCATACTAAGTGAAATCTTCTGGGAAAAAAGAGATACCGGGCGTTTGGCCGGGAGTATTTATAAAGGAAAAGTTTCAAGAGTTGTCCCGGGTATCCAGGCGGCTTTTGTTGATATCGGGCTTAAAAAAAATGCTTATTTGAGTTTGCAGGACGTGGAGTTTTTGGAAGAGGATATAATTGGCGATGGCGAGATAAAAAAAATAAGAGCTTTTAATCCTGAGAAAAATATCCTGAAAAAAAACCAGGAAATTCTTGTCCAGATAGCCAAAGAACCGTTGGGTGATAAAGGTGCCAGGCTGACCACTCATATTGCGCTCCCGGGAAGATACCTGGTTTTTATGCCGATGGAAGACCATGTCGGTATTTCAAGAAAAATTGAAAGTGAAGAAGAAAGGGCAAGGCTTCGAAAAATTCTCAAGGAAATAAAACCCCAGGGTAAAGGAATTATTATCCGGACCGTCGCGGGAAAAAGGTCAAAAAAGGATTTTTTGAAAGACATTCAATTTTTAAGCAAACTCTGGAACAAAATTCAGATGGTATCCAATTCCGTCCGTGCTCCATATTTAATACATCAGGATTTGGGCATAATATTCAGGGTGATAAGGGATATTTTATCTTTTGATGTTGTTAAACTTGTTATCGATTCCCATAGCGAATTTGAAGAAATAATTGAATTCCTGTCATATGTCCAGCCGGGACTGAAATCGAGGGTTGAATTTTATCAGGGCGAGGAGCCGTTATTTTCTTTTTACGGAATTGAACATGAGATTTTTGAGGCGTTAAACCGCAAAGTAAAGTTAAAGTGCGGGGGGCATATAGTTATTGATGAAACTGAAGCGCTTGTTTCTATTGATGTTAACAGCGGGAAGTTTATCGGCAGGAAGGATTTAGAAGAAACCGCGTTAAAGACTAACCTTGAAGCTGCGGTTGAAATCGCGAAACAAATTCGTTTGAGGGACTTGGGCGGTATCATTATACTGGATTTTATAGACATGGAAAAAGAGGAAAATAAAAATAAAGTGCTTGCCACTTTTCGCGAAGCGTTAAAAAACGACCGTTCACGTACTAATGTTGTGGCATACGGCAAATTAGGGCTTATAGAAATGACCCGCAAACGATCGCGGCCGAGCCTTGAAAAATTATTAGGAGAAGTTTGCCCTTGCTGCCGCGGAGAGGGTATTGTTAAGCCTCCTTCGGTTATCGCGGGTGAAATATTTAATGAAATAAAACACAAAAAATTTGACCAGCTTACAAAAAAAGTTTTGGTAAAAGTCAATAATCAGGTAGCGGTCTATGTTCTTCGTGAAGCTATTTCAGAATTAAGATATTTAGAAAAATTACTAAACCGTGACATATTTATCAAGGCCGATAAAGATATGAATATTGAAAATTATGAAATTATCCAGCAGAAGGAGGTGAAATTTTATGAAAAAAGCAGTCATTGAAACAAAGGGGAGTCAATTACAGGTAAAAGAAGGCGATATTATCACAATTGACCGTTTAAAACAAAAACCTGGCGAAAAAGTGGAATTTAATAATGTGGTTTTAGTCCAGGATGATGAAAAACTTATAACAGACGATAAGGCCTTAAAAAAAATAAAGGTGCAGGGAGAAGTTGTCGGAGAATTAAGGGGCGAAAAAATCCGGGTATCAAAGTATAAGGCAAAGAAAAACTACAGGCGGACTATCGGGCATCGTTCAGATTTTACAAAAGTTAAAATAAATGAAATTGCAATCGGCAAATAAAAAAGACAAGGGGGCATGCCCCTTTGTCTCAAGGAGAGAAATTAATGGCTACAAAAAAATCTTCAGGAAGCGCCAGAAACGGCAGGGACAGTGCGGGTAAGCGTTTGGGGCCGAAAAAATTCGGGGGAGAATTTGTTAATGCCGGAAATATTCTGGTGCGCCAGCGCGGGACCAAATATCACCCGGGGATAAATGTCGGGAGAGGAAAAGATGATACTCTTTTTGCTTTGGTTGACGGCTTGGTGAAATATGGGGTAAGGGGCAAAAGAAAGGTCATCAATATTACGGCGGTAACTGCATAGAACCCCTTATGACAAACGTTATTTTTAATTTTGAAGGTGATTATGTTCATAGATCAGATGGAAATTTATGTCAAGGCGGGGGATGGCGGCAACGGTTGTGTTTCTTTCCGGCGCGAGAAATATGTCCCGCGCGGCGGGCCTGACGGGGGCGAGGGCGGCAGGGGCGGGAATATTATCATTAAGGCCGATAAAAATATCAAAACATTAGTAGATTTTTATTATCATCCTCATTATAAAGCTGAAAGAGGCAGGCATGGACAGGGAAGCAATAAAAGCGGAAAGAGCGGAAAAGATTTAATTTTGCGTGCTCCCCTGGGGACAATGATTTATCCCGCGGGAACGGGTGATTTGCTTTATGATTTAGTTGAAACGGGACAGGAATTTTTGCTT
This portion of the bacterium genome encodes:
- a CDS encoding TIGR03936 family radical SAM-associated protein yields the protein MQKNKGSCPLVDIMKGKLILTFYVRLRFKKEGLVRFISHLDFTRSILRGLARTGVPFVYTQGYSPRPRISFGPPLSLGWESETELMEIEVAEKADWMDLSRKVNENLPKGLNLAEVVFVNKKGMLNKEIKYIDYCIDLPKDFNKELLQKRLNIKFTGKRIELSQDEKRSKNNPEKDYFILKTEESVKMKDVLNEINESSGWFCVFVKRLAFYDKNENRI
- a CDS encoding Rne/Rng family ribonuclease, encoding MKLTNLQDGFVSLLKDLHFMIKTKIGFDDMSKIKIKKEIFINVGPKETRVALRENGILSEIFWEKRDTGRLAGSIYKGKVSRVVPGIQAAFVDIGLKKNAYLSLQDVEFLEEDIIGDGEIKKIRAFNPEKNILKKNQEILVQIAKEPLGDKGARLTTHIALPGRYLVFMPMEDHVGISRKIESEEERARLRKILKEIKPQGKGIIIRTVAGKRSKKDFLKDIQFLSKLWNKIQMVSNSVRAPYLIHQDLGIIFRVIRDILSFDVVKLVIDSHSEFEEIIEFLSYVQPGLKSRVEFYQGEEPLFSFYGIEHEIFEALNRKVKLKCGGHIVIDETEALVSIDVNSGKFIGRKDLEETALKTNLEAAVEIAKQIRLRDLGGIIILDFIDMEKEENKNKVLATFREALKNDRSRTNVVAYGKLGLIEMTRKRSRPSLEKLLGEVCPCCRGEGIVKPPSVIAGEIFNEIKHKKFDQLTKKVLVKVNNQVAVYVLREAISELRYLEKLLNRDIFIKADKDMNIENYEIIQQKEVKFYEKSSH
- the rplU gene encoding 50S ribosomal protein L21; its protein translation is MKKAVIETKGSQLQVKEGDIITIDRLKQKPGEKVEFNNVVLVQDDEKLITDDKALKKIKVQGEVVGELRGEKIRVSKYKAKKNYRRTIGHRSDFTKVKINEIAIGK
- the rpmA gene encoding 50S ribosomal protein L27, encoding MATKKSSGSARNGRDSAGKRLGPKKFGGEFVNAGNILVRQRGTKYHPGINVGRGKDDTLFALVDGLVKYGVRGKRKVINITAVTA